Genomic segment of Ewingella sp. CoE-038-23:
CATAAATTGGCGCGAGTGCTGTGGATACCGGTCGAAGGCGAGCGGCAGATCCCGCTGGCAGAGCGCCGCATTGGTGCGCCTCTCATCTGGAGTCCTTCCGAAGAGGAAGAGCAGCAACTGCGCGAAGACTGGGAAGAGCTGATGGATTTGATTGTTTTGGGCAAGGTCGAAACCATAACCGCGCGTAAAGGCGAATTCTTACAACTTCGTCCCAAAGGGGCCAATAGCAAAGCCCTGACGGAAGCCATTGGTGAGTTTGGGCAGCCGATCATGACCCTGCCCCGTGGCTTTTACTTGAAGAAAAGCTTTACCGGCCCTCTGCTGGCTCGACATTTCCTGCTTTAAATCAGCCTTATTGATCTATACGAAATAAAACGCTTTTTTTTCAACGGTCGTCTGGCCCTTTTGCTAGGCTGTTGACTATCTTTATTTACAGCCCATTACTTAGAGGAATAATCATGAAAAAAGGCTTAATGATAATCAGCGCTGCGCTGATGGTTGTCGGTTTGGCAGGGTGTGCCAGCGATTATGTCATTTCCACCAAAGACGGCAGTATGATCCTGACCGATGGCAAACCTAAGCTGGATAAATCTACCGGCCTGCTGAGCTACACCGATGATCAAGGCAATGAGCGTCAGATCAACAACGATAACGTGAGTCAGGTGATGAAACGCTAATTAACATGAATTGCCAGCGGCCCTTTCCGCTGGCCTTTTAGGCGCTCTTGCCATTTTCTGCCTATCTCCGCTGCCGCACTTCCCCCACTCGCACCGCTTGTATATAGTCAGTTAACACCCGTTTTGTGAAGATAAGTCAGTTGAGGCGCTTTTATCGGCCTGACATTCTCAGAGAGTAAGGAAGACCGGCAATGCAATATCACCGTATACCCCATAGTTCTTTAGAAGTGAGTCTACTGGGACTCGGCACCATGACCTTTGGTGAACAAAACAGCGAAGCCGATGCCCACCAACAACTGGATTACGCCGTGGCGGCGGGTATCAACTTTATTGATACTGCAGAAATGTACCCCGTGCCACCGCGCCCTGAAACTCAGGGGCTGACCGAGTCTTATATTGGTAGCTGGCTGAAAGCGCGCGGCAATCGCGAGAAAATCATTCTCGCCAGCAAAGTGTCCGGGCCTTCACGCAATAACGATAACGCCATTCGCCCGGCACAGATGCTGGATCGCAAGAACATCCGCGCCGCAGTGGACGCCAGCCTGCAACGTTTGAACACCGACTATATCGATTTGTATCAGGTGCACTGGCCGCAGCGCCCAGCGAACTTCTTCGGCAAACTGGGTTATCAGTACAGTGAAGACAGCACTCCTGTCACTATTTTGGAAACGTTAGAAGCGTTAAACGAGCAGGTTCGTGCCGGGAAAATCCGCTATATCGGCGTCTCCAATGAAACACCTTGGGGCGTGATGCGCTATCTGCAATTGGCCGAAAAGCACGACCTGCCGCGCATTGTGTCGATTCAAAACCCGTACAGCCTGCTGAATCGCAGCTTTGAGATTGGTCTGGCGGAAATCAGCCAGCACGAAGGCGTTGAGCTGCTGGCCTATTCCAGCCTGGCGTTCGGCACTCTGAGCGGCAAGTATCTCAACGGCGCTAAGCCTGCCAACGCGCGTAACACGCTGTTTAGCCGCTTTACTCGCTACTCTTCGCCGCAGTCTGAACTGGCGATTGCCGAATACGTCGCGCTGGCTAAGAAGCACAATCTCGACCCGTCACAAATGGCGCTGGCCTTTGTTCGCCAACAGCCATTCGTTGCCAGCACCCTGATTGGCGCCACCACGCTGGAACAGCTGAAGACCAACATCGACAGCCAGAACCTGACGCTGGACCAAGAAGTGCTGAACTCGCTGGAAGAGATCCACAAACGCTTCACCATTCCTGCACCTTAAGTCTGAACGATGGGCACAAAAAAGGGCGCCGAGGCGCCCTTTTCTTTTATCTGTGACTCATTATGGCGCGCGGCGCTTTTGCGCAATCTGCCACGCCCAGAGCGCGATAATCGCCAGAGCAAAGACGACGCCGAAGCCGACACCAATGGCGAGAACCGGCGCACCGGCCATCACCGCCAGCGAATACAGCCCGAGCATCAGCAGCATCGCGGTATTCTCACCGAGATTCTGCACCGCAATCGCGTTACCTGCGCCGACAGACGCCTTGCCGAGATGCTGCAATAAGGCATTCAGCGGCACCACGAAGAAGCCGCCCAATATCCCCACCAGCACCAACAGAATATACGCATTCAGCATCTTGGTTTGCAGCGTGAACACCACCACCGCCACGCCGATAGCGATACCCGCAGGCAGACAGCGTTTCACCGTTTTTAGCGTGATGAGCTTGGCCGCCGCACCGGCACCGAACACAATACCAATCGCCACCATGGCGTTAAGCAGGGTCGGGGTTTTGTTATCCGTAATGCCTAGCGCCACCGGCACCCACAGCACCAGCAGGAAGCGCAGCGTCACGCCCGCGCCCCAGAACAGGCTGGTGCCGACTAATGAGAAGCGCGTTTCAGCATCTTTCCACAGGATACGGCAGGCGCGGAAGAAGGTGCCGGTCATCGCCGATAAGCGCCATGACTGGCCCGGACGCGCGGCGGCCAGCTTTGGAATGAACCAGTTAGCCACCACGGCTAAGCCGTAAGTCAGCACACAAACGCCCAAGGCGGCCAGCACGTTCCAGTCGGCCAATGCCCCACCGGCCACGGAACCCAGTAGGATAGCGGCGATGGTCGAACCTTCCATCAGGCCGTTAGCTTTTACCAACTGCTCGCCTTCGGTGATTTCGCCCAAAATGCCGTATTTGGCTGGCGAGTAAGCCGCCGCGCCAATGCCCACCAGAGTGTAACCCAAGAAGGGATTTAGCCCGACGCAGATCACCGCCGCCCCCGCCAATTTGAGGATATTGGCGAACATCATCACCCGGCCTTTGGCAAAACTGTCGGCGAACTGGCCGACAAAAGGCGCGAGAATGATGTAAGTGGCGACGAAAGCCATTTGCAGAATAGGCTGGCTCCAGTCGGGGTAAAGCTGTTGTTTAATCAACGCCAACGCGGCAAACAGCAGCGCGTTATCGCCAAAGGCTGACAAAAACTGGGCGACAATTACCGCGACCATACTGCGCGACATCAGCGGAGATTTGGCGGCTAAAGGCTGATTCATTCTTGGGGCTCCGGTTTTTCTGCCATCTCTCGCAGAGTGACAAAATCTGGTTTACCGCTGCCAAGCAGCGGTAAGGCTTTCACCACGCGAATATCGCGCGGCACGGTAAGTTCCGGCAGCCCAAGTTCGCGGGCGGCTTTGGATAAGGCGTCACGACGTAATTCTGCATCCGTTGTGAACAGCACCAGCGCCTCGCCCTTACTGCTATCGGTGCGCGAGGTCGCCGCATGCTGCCCATCAGGTGACGCCTTCAGCGCCAACTGCTCCACACTTTCCAAAGAGACCATTTCACCGGCCAACTTGGCAAAACGCTTAACGCGGCCCTTGATGGTGCAGAAGCCCTGCTCATCTAAGGTGACAATATCGCCGGTGTCATACCAGCCGGGCTGGATCTCGCCCTCGGCGTTCTCGGCCTGCGGTTTTTCCAACACGCCCGGATTTTCTACCCGCAGGTAGCCTTTCATGATATTTGGCCCGCGCAGCTGCAAGCGGCCGCCCTCTTCAATCCCCGGCACCTTGATCAGTCGCGACTCCATGCCCGGCAGAATACGGCCAACAGTTTTAATTTTGGTCGCCATCGGCACGTTAATCGACACCACCGGGGCACACTCGGTCACGCCATAGCCTTCAAGAATGCGAATGCCGAACTTGTCCTGCCAGATTTGCTTGGTGCCTTCAGACAGCTTCTCAGCCCCCGCTACCACATAGCGCAGGCGCGCAAAGTCATAAGGATGAGCGAAACGGGCATAGTTACCGAGGAAGGTGGAGGTGCCGAACAGCACGGTGCAGTTCTGGTCATAAACCAGCTCCGGCACGATGCGATAATGCAACGGACTTGGGTAGAGGAACACGCGTGCGCCGGTCATCAGCGGCGTTAACAGGCCGACGGTCAGGCCAAAGGCGTGGAACAGCGGCAGTGACGACATAAAACGGTCACGCGGCGTGAAGTCTGCAATGGTGCGGATCTGCTCGACGTTGGCCAGCAGACTGGCGTGGGAGTGCACCACGCCTTTCGGATTGCCCTCGGAGCCGGAGGTGAACAGCACCAGCGCGGCGTCGTCGGGTTTCTGCGGCAGCATGGCCCGGCTTGGGAAAATCAGGTGGAATAAAATCCACAGTTTGTCTTCTTTGGTGACGGTATCTTTTAAGTCTTCGAGATAGACCCATTTCGCCTCAGGCACGTTCTCCGGCAAATGAGTCAACTTGCCCTTTTCCAAAAACTGGCGCGAGGTGATGATGGTTTCAATGTTTGCCGCTTTCATAGCGCTTTTGATGCCCTTCGCGCCAGAGGTGTAGTTGAGCAAAGCAGGAATACGGTTGCGCATCGAGGCGCCGAACAGCGCGGCGGCCATAATGGTCGCGTTGGGCAGAAGCATCCCAACGTGCTCGCCCTCGCGGGTAAAGCGTTGCAGGATGCGGCTTACGCCAAGGGATTTCTTCAGCAACCCCTGATAGCTATCTTCTTTAAACGCGATATCAGCAATGCAGGGTTTTCGGCGGCCGTAGCGAGTTTGAGCTGAAAGCAGCGCCTGATAGAGCGTTTGCGGCTCGCGGGTCGTCATCCGCGCGTCCATCATAATGTCGTGCAGCTTTTGCCCGGCCAGTACGCGGCGGTCGCGGGCGCGCGGGGCTTCAGGCATAGACACCTGCTGCGGCGGTAAAACGTTGATAGTGATTTTTGGGAACCAGCGGATTTTAAAGCTGCCGAACAGGCGGCCAAACGGCGTGTACTCCGCGCCATCAATGCGCACCGGCAGCACCGTGGCCTGCGACTTCGCCGCCACAAAGGCCGCGCCGTCATAAATTTTCATCAATGAGCCGGTCACCGTAATGCGCCCCTCGGGGAATACCACCACCGGGCGACCTTTCTCCACTTCCCGCACCAGCCGTTTGATTGCCATCGGCTTGGTCGGGTCCAGCGGCACGAAGTCCACATACTGCTTCAACCACTGCATATACCAGCTGTCGGTAATATCCGAATAGACCGCAAACACCGGCTTAACAGGCAGAAACAGCACCAGCAGCACGCCATCGATAAATGACACATGGTTTGGCGTTATCAGCAGCTTAGGGTAATTGAAATTGGGGTGAGCCGGGGTCACCGACACGCGAAACGCCAGGCGGAATACGATACGGAAAAGAGCGAAAAGAAATCGATACATCAGTGCCATCTCCTTATGAGCCATCCCTGAGTCTAAGAAAAAAAAGGTTATAGAAACAGCATACTATAGGAGACGGAGATTTGACGAAGGTAGGGAAGAAGTTTAAGACTTTGCGAGGTGTGCCCATATTACAACCGAATTTTGGCAAAAAAAAACCTACGCATCCGCGTAGGTTGGTGCAAATTTAATCGGTATCAACATACAGTGTACGCTGATGATTCACCAATCAATACCTCTGGGACGTTCAATTTATCCGCTTTGGCCGATCAACAGCCAGCAGCCAATCGCAACATAATCACGCAAAGTGTAACCAGTGGTGAAAAACTGCCTGAGTTTAGCCATTCATGAAACATCAGGCAGTTACCTCATTTTTTGAACATTTATCTCACCATTTCGGTGCAGAAATCCGTCATTTCGACCTCACTTATGCCGCGCTACTTCCACCAGACAGCTCATGGCGTTTGGCCCCTGTGTCAGCCGCGAGGTGCCGATGTCTAAGGTCAGCACGTTGGGATTCCCCGCCTGCTCGGTTTCTTGCCACGGGCCGCCAAATCCCGGATCGAACCAGGCTCCGGTCGCCATCAGCACCACGCCGCGCGCAATACCTTCATTCAGCTCCACGCCCGCCAGACAGCTGCCCCGCGCGTTGAAAACTTTGACCTGATAACCCTTTTTCAACTGCCTCGCGGCGGCATCGGCGGGGTGCATCAGCAGCGTCTCTTTGCCTGCAGTCTTGTTGCTCTGCGCCAGAGGGGATTGATCCATCTGGCTGTGCAGACGATCTTTAGGCTGAATGGAAATCAGGTGCAGCGGCCAGGTTTTTGCCGTCTCCGACCCCAGCCATTCCACCGGCGGCCGCCATTCAGGATGGCCAGCGAAGTCGTCATAGCCATAACCGGCGATTTTCTCGGAGAAGAGCTCAATCTTGCCACTTTGCGTCGCCAGCGGGTTGGCGCGCGGGCTTTTGCGAAATTCTTCGAAAAACACATAATCCTGCTGCGGCATGGGCAGTTCGACCGAGCCGCGCTGCCAGAAAGTGTCGAAATCCGGCCATTGCGCTCCCGTCCCCTGCTGCGCCGCGCCGCACTGCTGGTAAATCTGCCTCAGCCAAGCATTCTCATCGCGCCCCAATGTAAATTGCTCGCGATAGCCCAAGCGTTCAGCCAAATCGGCGAAAATGTCGATGTCATTGCGCGCCTGATGCCGTGGCGCAATCGCCTGATGCATCGCCAGCACGTAGCGATCGCGCGAAGAGCCGCCAATGTCATTACGCTCAAGGGAAGTGGTGGCGGGAAGGACAATATCGGCCATGCGCGCCGCCGCGGTCCAGACGTTGTCCTGCACGATAATGGTATCCGGCCGCTGCCAGCCTTCTACCAGCCGATTCAGCTGCTGGTGATGGTGAAAGGGATTGCCGCCCGCCCAGTGCACCAGATGGATGTCGGGATAATGAGAGGTTTTGCCTTGAAACTCATAAGGCTGGCCCGGATTAAGCAACATGTCGCTGATGCGTGCCACGGGAATAGATAAGCCCGAGGGGTTCGGTCCGGTGCTGACGGCAGGCCCCGGCGTGTCGAAACGCGGGTTGCCGACGCCGTTCATTGAGCCGTGACCAAAGGAGAAACCGCCGCCCGGTAGCCCAACCTGTCCGAGCATCGCCGACAGGGCAATCATCATCCAATAAGGCTGCTCGCCGCGATGGGCGCGCTGCACCGAGTAGGCACAGGTAATGAAACTGCGCACGCCAATCAGCTGTTGCGCCAGTTTGGCGATGCATGCAGCGGGGATGCCAGTGATCTGGCTGGCCCACTCCGGCGTCTTCTCCACGCCGTCGCTTTTACCCTGTAAATAAGCCTCCAGCTGGGGATAGCCCACGCAGTGCGAGGCGAGGAAGGCATCATCCTGCGCGCCAAGCCTTTGAATTTCAAAAGCCAGCGCCATCATCAGCGCGGCGTCGGTGTTGGGCCGAATCGGGATCCACTCGGCGTTGGCAAACTCTGGGCAGTCATCGCGCATCGGGCTAATGTTGACGATCGGCGTGCCCTTTTTCGCCAGCTGCTCCAGCGCCGGTTTGAGAGTGTGCGCCACCGCCCCGCCCGACGCCACTTGGGCATTTTTCAGCGCTAAGCCGCCAAATGCCAGCAAGATCTCGGCATTATCCACCACGCTCGGCCAAGTCGTCACCCGGCCAGTAAGCGGCGTGAAGGTGCCGATAATGTAAGGCAGGAAGAATTGCGCCGTCCCCCAGCTGTAGTTCCCCTCCTGATCCACCCCGCCGCCGCCGGTAAAGTAGAAACGCCGCACCAGCGAACGCGCGTGGTGCAAACGCCCCGCCGACGACCAGCCGTAGGAGCCAGTGAAGATCCCCGCCGCGCCATATTTTTCCCGCACCCGGCGGTTCTCTTCCGCCACCAGATCCAGCGCCAGATCCCAATCCACTTCGACAAAGTCCTCCTTGCCCCGCAGCGCCCGGTTGCTGTGCTCACGCTTTTGCAGCCAAGAGCGCCGCACCGCCGGTTTGCGAATGCGTTTGTCGGAATAGACCAGAGGGATGATGGAGTCCAGCATTGGCGAGGGATCGCTGTCTGCGATGTGGGGTTCACAGCGGATCAGGCGTCCATCTTCAACAACGGCGGTGTAAGCCCCCCAGTGGGCCAACTGTGGGAATCGGCGAATAGTCATTAAGGGTTTCTGTCTCGGGAGTAGGAGTTTCAGGGGAAACATGCACTAGTTTGGCGTTCAGTTCAACGCCGAGAACTTTTTTGGGCGGCTGCCCAAGCCCGCCTTAAGGTCAAGACCGTGGGCTCGCCGCCCACGGTCTTGACCTTGAAGTTGAATTTGCCCCGTCAACCTTTGACCCAGATCACATGCTTACCATCCCATGGCCTTGCGGCCCGAGTCATTTTCCGTAAAACTGATAGTGTAAGCGTTTACCCTCACACAAATTTTGGACGTGTAATGGCTACCATCAAAGATGTTGCAAGACTGGCGGGTGTTTCCGTCGCCACGGTTTCTCGCGTAATAAATCATTCGCCAAAGGCGAGTGACAGCTCGCGGGAGGCGGTGCTTAGCGCCATGCAACATTTGCAATATCATCCGAATGCCAATGCACGCGCCCTCGCACAGCAGTCTACGGAAACCCTTGGTCTGATCGTGGCCGATGTTTCTGACCCCTTCTTTGGCGCGATGGTGAAAGCCGTCGAGCAGGTGGCTTACGCCACCGGCAACTTCCTGCTGATTGGTAACGGTTACCATAATGTGGATAAAGAGCGTCAGGCGATTGAGCAACTGATTCGCCATCGCTGCGCGGCATTGGTGGTTCACGCCAAGATGCTGCCGGACGACGAGCTGCAAAGCTTAATGAAACAGATCCCCGGCATGGTGCTGATTAACCGAACCCTGGCAGGTTTCGAGCAGCGCTGCGTGGCGCTGGACGACCGCTACGGGGCATGGCTGGCGACCCGCCATCTGATTCAAAGCGGCCATCAGCGGATTGCGATTTTATGCTCCAACCACGGAATTTCGGACGCCAGCGATCGCCTACAGGGCTATCTGGACGCGCTGCAAGAACACAATATTCCGGTGGACGACAAACTGATTGCCTACGCCGAGCCGGACGAGATTGGCGGCGAGCAGGCGATGGCGGACTTACTGGGGCTGGGGCGCAGCTTCACGGCGGTGACTTGCTACAATGACTCGATGGCGGCAGGGGCGCTGTCGGTGCTGAGCGACAACAGCATTGATGTGCCGACCGATATTTCACTGGTCGGTTTCGACGATGTACTGATTTCCCGCTACCTGCGCCCGCGTTTAACCACGGTGAGATATCCGGTAGTGGCGATGGCCAATCAGGCGGCGCAGCTGGCATTAGCCTTAGCGAACAACCAGCCGCTGCCGGAAACCACCCACATGTTTAGCCCGACGCTGGTGCGCCGTCATTCCGTCACCAGCCCGGCGAGCTAAGCCTTAAATCAGCTCCAGCGCCAGCAATTCCTCAATGGTTTGGCGGCGGCGGATCAGGCGCGGTACGCCATTTTCAAACAACACTTCTGGTAACAGCGGGCGGCTGTTGTAGTTGGAAGACATGGACGCGCCGTAAGCGCCAGTGTCGTGGAACACCAAATAATCGCCAATTTCCACCTGTGGCAGCGCGAAGGTTTCTACCCCGCCCCCCGCCTGCTGGGTGAACACGTCGCCGGATTCACACAGCGGACCGGCGATCACTGAGTCAATCAGTGGCGCATTGCTGATGTCGCGGCCATCGGCGGGCAGCAGGGAAATATGGTGGTAGCTGCCGTACATCGCCGGGCGCATTAAATCGTTGAAACCGGCATCGCACAGCACGAAGTGGCGGCTGCCCATATTTTTGGCGGCACGCACCTGCGCCACCAGCACGCCGGATTCGGCCACCAGGAAGCGGCCCGGCTCAATTTCCAGATGAACGGCATGGCCCAGATGTGCAGCAATCTGCTCGCGGGCGCGGTTCCATAAGCCGTAATAATGCTCGGTATTGATGGCTTCTTCGCCGAAACGGTAAGGAATCGACAGGCCGCCACCGGCAGAAATGGCGTCAATATCATGCCCGGTTTCAATCACCTGACGCACCATGGCGTCGCACACTTGCTCCAGATGGCCGTAGTCCACGCCGGAGCCGATGTGCATATGAATGCCCACCAGCTTCAGGTCATAACGTTGAATCTCCGCCAGCGCCTGCGGCAAATCGCCGAACCAGATACCGTGTTTACTGTTCTCGCCGCCGGTGTTGGTTTTCTGGCTGTGGCCGTGACCAAAGCCCGGGTTAACGCGCAGCCAAACCGGGTGCCCGGCTTTCTGGCGGCCAATCTGCCCCAACATATCAATAGAACCGGCGTTAACCGGAATATCCAGCTCGGTGACGCGGTCTAGCGTCGGCTGGTCCAGCACGTCGGCGGTAAAGACAATTTCGCTGGCTTCGCGGCCCGGCTTAAAACCGGCCAGCAGCGCACGCTCGATTTCCCCCAGAGAAACTGAGTCAACTTTCACGCCCTGCTCGCGCATCAGGCGCAGAATATGGATATTGGAGCACGCCTTCTGAGCAAAACGGATCACGTCGAACTGGCGCAGCTGGCTGATACGCTGAGTGATGATCTCGGCATCATAAGCCCATACCGGGCAGCCAAATTGTTGGGTCAGTGCCAGTAAATTAGCGGCGTTCAGAGCAGTAGAAGTGTCGTTTAAGGCGCGTGGCATACAAGATCCTGAAGTCTGAAGAAGCGAAAGTTAACCTGAGTATCCCGCACTCGGCGACTGCTTAAAAATATCTATTTCGCACCATTCTATTCATTTATGATATGGATATTCCTCTCCCACGGAGAAGCCAATGCCCGCCATTTCCCTGCGCCATATCGAAATTTTCCACGCCGTGATGACCACCGGCAATTTGACCGAGGCCGCCGCGCTGCTCAACACCTCGCAGCCCACGGTGAGCCGGGAATTGGCGCGCTGCGAGAAGCTGCTCAATCTCCAACTTTTCGAACGGTTGCGCGGCCGCCTCTACCCGACGGTGCAGGGGCTGCGGCTGTTTGAGGAGGTTCAGCGTTCCTATTACGGGCTGGATCGTATCGTCAGCGCGGCGGAGGGCATTCGCCAGTTCGAGCAGGCGCAGCTCTCCATTGCCTGCCTGCCGGTGTTCAGCCAGTCGCTGCTGCCCGCCGTGTGTAAGCCTTTTCTGGATCGCTACCCTGACGTCAGTTTCAACATCGTGCCGCAGGAGTCGCCGCTGCTGGAAGAATGGCTTTCTGCGCAGCGCCACGACCTTGGGTTGACGGAGAATACCCATACGCCCGCGGGCACCGAGCGCCAGCCTTTGCTGACCTTAAACGAAGTGTGCGTGCTGCCCGCCGACCACCCGCTGGCGGCGAAAAAGCGACTGACGCCGCAGGATTTCGCCGGGCAGAACTTCATCAGCCTGTCGGCGACTGACAGCTACCGCCAGCTGCTGGACGCGCTGTTTGGCGAGCATCAGGTGGCGCGCCGTCTGGTGCTGGAAACCCACAGCGCCGCCTCGGTGTGCAGCATGGTGCGCGAAGGGGTTGGGGTATCGATAGTCAACCCACTCACCGCGCTGGACTATGTGGAGCGCGGCAACAGCGGCATGGTGATCAGAGCGTTCAGCCTGCCGGTGCCCTTCACCGTCAGCCTGATCCGTCCGCTGCACCGCCCCGCCTCGGCGCTGGTTTCAACCTTTATCGAGCACTGTCATCAGCAGGCCCTGCGTTTTCCTCAGCGTTTACAGGCGGTAATGGCGCATGAATAAGGCGCAACCTTGACTTGTAAATGATAATCATTATCCATAACATGCTGGCAACTTGTGATTTACCCGGTTATGGGATGATGAGGATCGTCATGAAAAAGTTACTGTTTTTAGCCACCTTGCTGCTGGTCGCCTGCGCCCAGCACCCGGCGTCGCCCAATTTGGCCTCCAGCAGCATTAAAGACCTGCATACCGGGGAAACCCTCACGCCGCAGCAGCTGTTGGCGCGACTGGCGAAACACCCACGGGTGATTGTCGGCGAGAAGCACGACAACCCGGCGCATCACCAGATTGAAGCCTGGCTGGTGGAAAACCTGCCCGACCAGCGCCCGCAGGGCAGCGTGCTGATGGAGATGCTAACGCCGAGCCAGCAACCCGCCGTCGAGAGCACCAAGCGGCTGTTGCAAACCCAGCCGGACCTGTCGGCGACGAAGGTAGCGGAACTGCTTAAATGGCAGAAAGGCTGGGATTGGTCGATGTACGGCCAAGTGGTAATGCCAGCAATCAAAGCCCCTTATCCGCTGCTGGCGGCGAATCTGGATCGCAGCGAAATCATGGCTTTCTACCAGAAACCGGCCTTCCCGGCGGGAGCCAACAGTGCGGATCCTAAAGTTAGAGAGGCCATCGCCGACACCATTCGCGTTTCGCATCAGCAGAATATCGAGCCGCAGCAGCTTCACGCCATGTTGGCAATCCAGCAACAGCGCGACCGCCGCATGGCTGAACGGCTGCTAGCCGCGCCAACGCCGGCTTTGCTGATCGTCGGTGGCTATCATGCCAAACGTAATGTCGGGGTGCCGGTGCATCTTCGCGATTTACAGCCTAAGGCGCAGGTGACGGTAGTCATGCTGGCGGAACAGGGGGCGGAAGTGGATAACCAGCAGGCGGATTATGTGTGGATAACCCCGGCGGCGGGTAAAAAGCAATAATAATAAGAAGAAAGAAGCCGCCCCCGGCCAGAGCCAGAGGGCGGTGAATGTCTTAAGCCAGCGCTTTTTCAGCTTTCTTCGCCGCGCGGCGGAAAGTGATAATACAGAGCACAAAGCCAACCAGCCCCAACGACCCGGCCGCCAGCGGAACCGCCGTCAGACCCAGGCCACGAGCGATAACCGCGCCGCCTACCCAGGCCCCCAAGGCATTACCGACGTTAAAGGCGGCGATGTTGAGAGTCGACACCAGATTCGGCGCATTCTTGCCATAAGTCACCACGTTAATTTGCAGCGCAGGCACGGCGGCAAAGCTGACCATCGCCCAGAAGAACAGCGTCACTTCCGCCGCCAGCAGGTTCACGCTGGTCCAGCTAAACAGTGCCGAGAAGATGGCAATCAGCAAGAAGATCAGGGTCAGCGTAGCGCCTAAACGCCAGTCAGCCAGACGTCCGCCAAGCACGTTACCGATAGTCAGCCCCAGGCCGATCAGCAGCAGAGTCCAGCTCACGCCGTGCTCGGACACGCCGGTGATTTCCGTCAGCATCGGCGCAATATAGGTGAACAGGGCAAACATCGCGGCGGAGAAGAACACGGTGATCGACAGCGACAGCCACAGGCCCAAACCACGCAGCGCGCCCATCTCTTTGCGCAGGTCCGTCGGCTCTTCGTCTTTGGTGTCCGGCAGTTTTTTATAGAGTGCAAACAGCGATGCCACGCCGATAATTGCCACCGCCCAGAAGGTAGAACGCCAG
This window contains:
- a CDS encoding MFS transporter, whose translation is MPVSLLALALSAFAIGTTEFVIMGLLPNVANDLQVSIPLAGWLISGYALGVAIGAPIMAVLTAKLPRKKTLLLLMTIFIFGNLMCALSYSYGFLMLARVITALCHGAFFGIGAVVAANLVAPNRRASAVALMFTGLTLANVLGVPLGTALGQALGWRSTFWAVAIIGVASLFALYKKLPDTKDEEPTDLRKEMGALRGLGLWLSLSITVFFSAAMFALFTYIAPMLTEITGVSEHGVSWTLLLIGLGLTIGNVLGGRLADWRLGATLTLIFLLIAIFSALFSWTSVNLLAAEVTLFFWAMVSFAAVPALQINVVTYGKNAPNLVSTLNIAAFNVGNALGAWVGGAVIARGLGLTAVPLAAGSLGLVGFVLCIITFRRAAKKAEKALA